Proteins from one Sabethes cyaneus chromosome 2, idSabCyanKW18_F2, whole genome shotgun sequence genomic window:
- the LOC128735036 gene encoding cap-specific mRNA (nucleoside-2'-O-)-methyltransferase 1, protein MDFPSSRYANGQLSDESASNCGEGSSSENESRNSFKRKQETEMGPAKFRRLEDADPSQEASPSSSIYSAQSMRMMNMMNFDKKKGLGKSGQGRTDIVQISSQKGRRGFGHKLEELDSVALDWSKTEEKITIPERVDWLENQDGTDISCWNREFLDRWIKYGKRPVTMDNEDKFCSQGILKRILECKSAFDKLDTKEMRKARTKSNPFETIKSNIFMNRAAVKMANLDAMFDYMFTKPVDKDGNSVIQENGLLYFADVCAGPGGFSEYVLWRLKWRAKGFGFTLKGDNDFKLHDFIAGTPETFHAYYGPKNNGDVFDLDNINGLEKYVLGQTEEGVHFMMADGGFSVDGNENMQEVLSKQLYLCQMLVALKVVRVGGHCVIKLFDLFTPFSVGLIYLMYRSFEKICICKPNSSRPANSERYLVCKWKKPGTEGICEYLYNVNEFLQNKSSNDNDIVELVPFENLDADNTFFEYVYNSNNEIGTNQINGLLKIAAFTSDETLAETRQVEIKARCLKLWRLEDNMRKAVLKPMMDQNVDELLKDWKKEKVFLGAPEIEVNVTGVEAVFPSVHGWYFVPIHNAENSGKNIRSVFIGRGGNVILQHNASNGAWTALKDVHLELPAKTLIYGEIVNELHGEGRSQITIQAFHIIDGIILGGVDIRKWSLVERLRMCELFAKALNKPQKTINNSDHTYAVTMPIRCKKLIAFSDLNQFFQQLQHYELKGKITRLGYNLRNTNEPDRFYVPRALLFLNETRMDYLKCFSKTRNRFYYFGKADKKSYFPEELPCANDTIASFKNTYTHRIIWKWLNPHQVFDENQMEGIVKDDGLLYRIDLERFLLAQTIK, encoded by the coding sequence ATGGATTTCCCCAGTTCAAGATATGCCAATGGTCAGCTTAGCGACGAATCTGCGTCGAACTGCGGTGAAGGATCTTCCAGTGAAAATGAAAGCAGAAATTCGTTCAAACGTAAACAAGAAACCGAAATGGGACCGGCGAAATTCCGCCGACTGGAAGACGCAGATCCCAGCCAGGAGGCCTCACCGTCAAGCAGCATCTATTCAGCGCAGTCCATGCGAATGATGAATATGATGAACTTCGACAAAAAAAAGGGCCTTGGCAAGAGCGGTCAGGGGCGAACCGACATAGTGCAGATATCCTCCCAGAAGGGACGCCGCGGTTTTGGACATAAACTGGAAGAGTTGGATTCCGTTGCGTTGGACTGGAGTAAAACTGAAGAGAAGATTACTATTCCCGAACGTGTTGATTGGCTAGAGAATCAGGATGGGACTGATATAAGCTGTTGGAATAGAGAATTTTTGGATCGCTGGATTAAGTATGGCAAGCGACCGGTTACAATGGACAACGAAGACAAGTTTTGCTCACAAGGAATATTAAAAAGAATCCTAGAATGTAAATCCGCATTCGACAAACTGGATACGAAAGAAATGCGGAAAGCAAGAacgaaatcgaatccgtttgaAACGATAAAATCTAACATTTTCATGAATAGGGCTGCAGTTAAAATGGCCAACTTAGATGCTATGTTCGACTATATGTTCACTAAACCCGTGGACAAAGACGGCAATTCAGTGATTCAAGAAAATGGTCTCTTATATTTCGCGGATGTGTGCGCCGGTCCCGGAGGATTTTCCGAGTACGTTCTCTGGCGTTTGAAATGGCGTGCGAAAGGGTTCGGGTTCACCTTGAAAGGTGATAATGATTTTAAATTGCATGACTTTATAGCAGGAACCCCGGAAACGTTTCACGCCTATTATGGTCCAAAAAATAACGGCGACGTGTTCGATTTGGACAACATCAATGGCCTGGAAAAGTATGTTTTAGGTCAAACAGAAGAAGGAGTTCACTTTATGATGGCCGATGGTGGATTTTCTGTCGATGGCAATGAAAATATGCAAGAAGTTCTTTCTAAACAGCTCTATTTGTGTCAAATGTTGGTAGCACTCAAGGTCGTCCGTGTTGGGGGGCATTGCGTAATAAAGTTGTTCGACTTGTTTACGCCTTTTAGCGTCGGATTAATATACCTAATGTACAGGAGTTTCGAAAAAATTTGCATATGTAAGCCAAACTCCAGTCGGCCGGCCAATTCAGAGCGATATTTGGTGTGCAAATGGAAGAAACCGGGTACGGAAGGAATTTGCGAGTATTTGTACAATGTTAATGAATTTCTACAAAACAAAAGTAGTAATGATAATGACATCGTGGAGTTAGTACCCTTCGAGAACCTAGATGCAGACAACACGTTTTTTGAGTACGTTTATAATAGCAACAATGAAATAGGAACAAACCAAATCAATGGATTACTGAAGATAGCAGCTTTTACCTCGGATGAAACGCTAGCGGAAACCAGACAGGTAGAAATAAAGGCACGCTGCTTAAAGTTATGGCGATTGGAAGATAATATGCGCAAAGCTGTCTTGAAACCAATGATGGATCAGAACGTTGATGAACTGCTCAAAGactggaaaaaagaaaaggtaTTTTTGGGCGCTCCCGAAATAGAAGTAAATGTTACCGGAGTCGAAGCAGTGTTCCCTTCTGTCCATGGATGGTATTTTGTGCCAATACACAACGCTGAAAACAGCGGTAAAAATATTCGCTCAGTATTTATTGGGCGAGGAGGTAATGTAATACTACAACACAATGCCTCAAATGGAGCATGGACTGCGCTGAAAGATGTTCATTTGGAGCTACCCGCTAAAACTCTTATCTATGGTGAAATAGTTAACGAGCTGCATGGAGAGGGTAGATCCCAAATTACAATCCAAGCTTTCCACATAATCGATGGAATAATTCTTGGAGGTGTGGACATCCGTAAGTGGTCGCTAGTCGAGCGATTACGTATGTGCGAATTGTTTGCCAAAGCATTGAATAAACCACAGAAAACGATCAACAATTCCGATCACACTTATGCGGTTACAATGCCGATAAGGTGTAAAAAACTGATTGctttctcggatttgaaccaatttTTCCAGCAACTACAACACTATGAACTCAAGGGAAAAATAACACGTCTAGGATATAATCTACGTAATACAAATGAACCGGACAGATTCTACGTTCCGCGGGCGCTTTTGTTTCTCAATGAAACACGAATGGATTACCTTAAATGCTTCTCTAAAACAAGAAAtaggttttattactttggtaaAGCAGACAAAAAGTCGTATTTCCCGGAAGAGCTGCCGTGCGCAAACGATACGATAGCTTCCTTCAAAAACACTTACACCCATCGGATTATTTGGAAGTGGCTAAACCCGCATCAAGTTTTTGatgaaaatcaaatggaaggtATCGTAAAAGATGATGGATTGTTGTATCGAATAGATCTGGAGCGTTTCCTACTTGctcagacaataaaataa